A single region of the Arthrobacter sp. PAMC25564 genome encodes:
- a CDS encoding DUF4012 domain-containing protein, protein MTGKMDEYTLPSSQVDENPGGPARKHLLRLAAITGLVAVVSTGSVAWLASKATTVKTELSAATSLLPQLEHELMSNEAGAVRTVEELKVHTGAAREAASDPLWSAAALLPWIGANFQAVNDAAVSADDVARLGAAPLVSAFQSLDWKTLTPTSAGTDLGQLKSADPKVASAAQAVRSSSERLNGIDTAPLIPQVSEPLVKARDRLVLLSNDLDAAASAARIAPAMLGSEQPRQYLLLVQNNAEGRATGGIPGALAVVTASNGKLTLGSQTSATEMGAFVPSVSVDPEQEQIYSNRLGQYMQDVNLTPDFPTAASTANSMWEKRNGGHLDGVISMDPVVLGYVLDATGPIQITSPELTALARGKLPSELSGKNVVSTLLSGVYAQIKDPKLQDAYFADVARETFGALSTGKASAGALLEGITRGTAEGRVRLWSSDPSEQSIISKYPVSGSVAGPSVSPAQFGVYFNDGTGAKMDYYVKRTVQLVEECTGDEYGQVKVRITSTNTAPADAATSLPAYVTGGGNFGVPAGTVQTNVIAYGPIQANVETASVDGKKVGFAAHRHANRPVGTVTVSLAPGQSSTVELTFGKIVQHTEPNVVVTPTVQAVKDVVLAAQPAACVPSK, encoded by the coding sequence ATGACAGGCAAAATGGATGAGTACACCCTGCCCAGTTCTCAGGTAGATGAGAATCCGGGCGGACCGGCACGGAAACACCTTCTGAGGCTGGCCGCGATAACAGGTCTCGTGGCCGTTGTCAGTACCGGATCCGTGGCATGGCTCGCCTCCAAAGCAACTACGGTCAAGACCGAACTTTCAGCTGCGACCAGTTTGCTGCCACAACTTGAGCACGAACTGATGAGCAATGAGGCCGGTGCCGTCAGGACAGTGGAAGAGCTCAAAGTCCATACAGGGGCGGCTCGGGAAGCGGCCAGCGACCCGCTTTGGAGTGCCGCGGCCCTGCTTCCATGGATCGGAGCTAACTTCCAGGCAGTGAACGACGCGGCAGTGTCCGCCGACGATGTGGCCCGGCTTGGTGCCGCCCCGTTGGTGAGTGCTTTCCAATCCCTAGATTGGAAGACACTGACTCCAACGAGCGCTGGCACTGATCTGGGCCAGCTTAAGTCTGCAGACCCCAAAGTTGCTTCAGCCGCGCAAGCGGTCAGGTCGTCGTCGGAACGTCTCAACGGCATCGACACCGCGCCGCTAATTCCGCAGGTATCTGAACCCCTGGTGAAGGCGCGAGATCGCCTCGTATTGCTCAGCAATGACTTGGATGCGGCTGCCAGCGCCGCCAGAATTGCCCCGGCGATGTTGGGCTCCGAACAGCCGCGCCAATACTTGCTTCTCGTACAGAACAATGCCGAGGGCCGAGCCACCGGAGGAATTCCCGGTGCTTTGGCAGTCGTGACTGCTAGCAATGGTAAGTTGACGCTCGGCTCTCAGACGAGTGCCACCGAAATGGGTGCCTTCGTTCCCTCTGTGTCAGTAGACCCCGAACAGGAACAAATTTATTCCAACCGCCTGGGCCAATACATGCAGGATGTAAACCTCACTCCCGACTTTCCCACGGCGGCTAGCACAGCCAATTCAATGTGGGAGAAGAGGAACGGGGGTCATCTAGATGGCGTCATCTCCATGGACCCCGTGGTGCTCGGTTATGTGCTGGATGCCACAGGCCCGATCCAAATCACAAGTCCTGAGCTCACGGCGTTAGCTCGGGGCAAACTGCCGAGCGAGCTCAGCGGCAAAAACGTCGTATCCACACTCCTTTCGGGCGTCTACGCACAAATCAAGGACCCTAAACTTCAAGATGCATACTTCGCCGACGTGGCAAGGGAGACCTTCGGGGCGCTTTCCACCGGCAAAGCGAGCGCTGGCGCTCTCCTCGAGGGAATCACCCGCGGAACAGCCGAAGGTCGGGTACGGCTTTGGTCAAGTGATCCCAGCGAGCAGTCAATCATTTCCAAATATCCGGTGAGCGGATCAGTTGCCGGACCCAGCGTCTCCCCCGCACAGTTCGGCGTCTACTTCAACGACGGCACCGGCGCAAAAATGGACTACTACGTCAAGCGGACCGTGCAGCTCGTGGAGGAATGCACCGGCGACGAGTACGGGCAGGTGAAAGTGCGCATCACCAGCACCAACACCGCCCCTGCCGACGCTGCGACGTCGCTACCCGCGTACGTCACCGGTGGCGGCAATTTCGGCGTTCCCGCCGGGACGGTGCAGACTAACGTCATTGCCTACGGCCCAATCCAGGCCAACGTGGAAACAGCCAGCGTGGACGGCAAAAAAGTTGGCTTTGCCGCCCACCGCCATGCCAACCGGCCGGTGGGAACGGTCACGGTCTCCCTGGCACCAGGCCAGAGCAGCACGGTGGAGTTGACCTTCGGCAAAATCGTCCAGCACACGGAACCCAACGTGGTTGTCACGCCCACAGTCCAAGCTGTCAAAGATGT
- a CDS encoding nucleotide sugar dehydrogenase: MTNVVIVGQGYVGLPLAQGAVHAGLSVIGFDLSVHTVENLNAGKSHIDDLHNDDIKSMLAAGYRASSDPAVIQTANVVVICVPTPLGAAGSPDLTAVKAATTTISNNLSAGALVVLESTTYPGTTNDLIRPILESPGRVLDRDFHLAFSPERIDPGNDTYGLKNTPKVVGGVSKKSTDVAAAFYAQFVDTVVTTKGAKEAETAKLLENTYRHINIALVNEMARFCHELDIDLWNVIEAAKTKPFGFQAFYPGPGVGGHCIPIDPNYLSYEVRKSLGYPFKFVELAEEINNSMPAYVVGRVQDILNGAEQSLKGSSVLLLGVTYKANIADKRESPATPIAQLLIAKGASVSYHDPNVDSWNVAGTTLHAAADLHEAVQSADIVLLLQNHAQYEPDALSNKAHLFFDTRGVTTTSSAIRL; the protein is encoded by the coding sequence ATGACGAACGTAGTTATCGTGGGTCAAGGATATGTGGGATTGCCGCTGGCACAAGGGGCTGTGCATGCAGGACTTTCAGTTATCGGGTTTGATCTCAGCGTTCATACTGTTGAGAATCTAAATGCCGGGAAGTCACATATTGATGATCTCCATAACGACGACATCAAATCGATGCTTGCCGCCGGTTACAGAGCAAGCTCAGATCCTGCTGTCATCCAAACGGCGAACGTTGTCGTTATCTGTGTTCCGACGCCTCTGGGCGCTGCGGGCAGCCCTGACCTTACCGCAGTAAAAGCCGCGACGACGACGATCTCAAATAACCTTTCGGCCGGTGCGCTCGTTGTGCTTGAGTCCACAACATACCCAGGTACCACGAACGACTTGATCCGACCTATTCTCGAATCTCCGGGCCGTGTTTTGGACAGGGACTTCCACCTTGCGTTCTCACCCGAACGAATTGATCCTGGAAATGACACGTACGGGCTGAAGAACACTCCAAAGGTTGTCGGCGGCGTCTCGAAGAAATCAACGGACGTCGCAGCCGCTTTCTACGCACAGTTCGTTGACACTGTCGTAACAACCAAAGGTGCCAAAGAAGCTGAGACCGCCAAACTCTTAGAGAACACCTATCGTCACATTAACATTGCCCTGGTCAACGAAATGGCCCGGTTCTGCCACGAATTAGACATCGATCTTTGGAATGTTATCGAAGCCGCCAAGACTAAGCCCTTCGGTTTTCAGGCTTTCTATCCGGGGCCAGGCGTCGGCGGCCATTGCATTCCCATCGACCCAAACTACTTGAGCTATGAGGTCCGAAAGTCATTGGGTTACCCCTTCAAGTTTGTGGAGTTGGCCGAGGAAATCAATAACTCCATGCCCGCGTACGTTGTGGGGCGAGTCCAAGATATCCTCAACGGAGCCGAGCAAAGCCTCAAGGGATCGTCGGTTCTATTGCTAGGCGTTACATACAAAGCGAATATTGCCGACAAGCGCGAATCGCCGGCGACGCCAATCGCTCAGCTTCTCATAGCTAAGGGCGCTTCAGTGTCCTATCACGACCCGAACGTCGACAGTTGGAACGTGGCCGGCACGACACTACATGCTGCGGCCGACCTCCACGAGGCCGTACAATCGGCGGATATCGTCCTCCTACTACAGAATCACGCGCAATACGAGCCCGATGCTCTGAGCAATAAAGCGCACCTTTTCTTTGACACCCGCGGTGTGACAACAACTTCGTCAGCGATTCGGTTGTAG